Proteins encoded by one window of Melanotaenia boesemani isolate fMelBoe1 chromosome 10, fMelBoe1.pri, whole genome shotgun sequence:
- the elapor2a gene encoding endosome/lysosome-associated apoptosis and autophagy regulator family member 2 isoform X1 — protein sequence MRSSAWLVIRCALVLCSLWLIGGADGQRQCIETDYYFEYTECDSTGSRWRVAIPQHPGVCTGLPEPVFGTECTFSCKAGEFLEMSAQECTQCAAGSYSLGSGIRFDQWETMPAGFNSLATSLGNGPHREDTLTCNSSSWVPQGNYLESNRDECTVSLIYAVHLKKQGSVTFEYQYSDNNLLFEFFIQNDQCQEMNQSDDTKWLKHTNHGEWATHTVNLKSGTNILYWRTGGVLMGTKVVKPVLLKNVQIEGVAYTSQCFPCKPGTFSQVPGSSTCEPCPRDTYSGHGASSCTPCNTNTQYAAEGSAVCKDRPPCSKKDYFQIHTACDHEGKTQVIYKWIEPKICLEDVSGAQTLPPSGEREPCPPCNPGFYNDDMATCSPCPPGTFSDGMKPCQPCPAGTEPTLGYEYKWWNVLPSNMKTSCFNVGNSKCDSMNGWEVAGDHIQSGAGSSDNDYLILNIHVPGFKLPTSVSSHSVTEFGRIKFEFETLCTGDCELYFMMDVNRKSTTVVESWEKTKTRQTYTHVMTKNGSVSYTWAFQRTNQPSDVRRYVNDVARIYSITVSNAVDGVSSGCLVCALSTQSSSSACVPCPPGHYIDTLTSQCIECPSNTYLVPHATPGSESCKACGPASRSDKDHKLCYSDCHFTHTEANVTLTYDFSLLGSVGSLMNGPSFTSKGTKYFHLFNISLCGGQGQLAVCTDNVTDLSISDSQREKGEGPSAVKTFICQSTIIPATGRGFHTALSSQSINLADTFLGATVNDNLEGVRAKPDMFPQTNRKVPDVNFFYRSLEATSSCPSGRSSVVTLRCNPDMSAKGEISVPSQCHAGTCDGCTFHFLWESSGACPTCTERDFHQIEGVCKGGHQDVVYVWTEPKLCMGGVTLPEKKTLPCEGVEFWVRLGAGMGVFTAVLLVSLTCYFWKKNKRCLASTWSLFLLLSLVTLSVRLEYKYSRLVMSANKECEMPVADSCAVMEGENEGDMEDEVVYTKPSLFGKLKAIASKGNGENYENVQLNSSQSKALVWS from the exons ATGCGATCTTCGGCTTGGCTCGTCATCCGATGCGCTCTCGTCCTCTGCTCGCTCTGGCTGATTGGCGGGGCCGATGGACAGCGGCAGTGTATTGAG ACGGACTACTACTTTGAATACACAGAATGTGACAGCACTGGATCTCGGTGGAGAGTGGCCATCCCTCAGCATCCAGGGGTCTGTACTGGACTACCAGAACCAGTTTTTGGCACAGAGTGCA CCTTCTCTTGCAAAGCTGGGGAGTTCCTGGAGATGTCTGCTCAGGAGTGCACCCAGTGCGCAGCAGGCAGCTACTCCCTTGGCAGTGGTATCCGCTTCGACCAATGGGAGACCATGCCTGCTGGATTCAATAGCCTGGCAACCTCTCTGGGCAACGGTCCCCACAGAGAAGACACACTCACCTGCAACAG TTCTTCCTGGGTACCTCAGGGAAACTATCTGGAGTCCAATCGGGATGAGTGCACCGTGTCTCTCATCTATGCTGTTCATCTGAAGAAACAGGGATCTGTCACCTTTGAGTACCAGTATTCAGACAACAACCTGCTGTTTGAGTTCTTT ATCCAGAATGACCAGTGTCAGGAGATGAATCAGTCTGACGACACAAAGTGGCTGAAACACACCAATCATGGCGAATGGGCAACCCACACG GTCAACTTGAAATCTGGCACCAACATTTTATACTGGAGGACAGGAGGTGTTCTCATGGGAACCAAAGTTGTGAAGCCTGTGTTgttgaaaaatgttcaaattgaAG GAGTTGCCTACACATCTCAGTGTTTCCCTTGCAAGCCGGGGACATTCAGTCAAGTCCCAGGCTCTTCCACATGTGAACCCTGTCCTCGGGACACCTACTCTGGGCATGGAGCCAGTTCCTGCACTCCCTGCAACACCAACACTCAGTATGCAG CTGAGGGATCGGCTGTGTGCAAGGATAGACCCCCTTGTTCCAAGAAGGACTATTTCCAGATCCACACAGCATGTGACCATGAAGGCAAG ACTCAGGTTATATACAAGTGGATTGAGCCCAAAATCTGTCTCGAGGATGTTTCTGGAGCACAGACACTGCCTCCAAGTGGTGAACGTGAGCCCTGCCCCCCCTGTAACCCGGGTTTCTATAACGATGACATGGCCACCTGCTCCCCTTGCCCACCTGGGACGTTCTCTGATGGAATGAAAC CATGTCAGCCGTGCCCAGCGGGTACAGAACCCACTTTGGGTTATGAGTACAAATGGTGGAATGTTCTTCCTTCCAACATGAAGACCTCCTGTTTCAATGTGGGCAACTCTAAATGTGACAGTATGAACG GTTGGGAGGTAGCAGGTGATCATATTCAGAGTGGAGCAGGAAGCTCGGATAACGATTACCTCATCCTTAACATCCATGTTCCTGGCTTCAA GCTGCCTACCTCAGTGTCGAGCCATTCTGTGACAGAATTTGGTCGCATCAAGTTTGAATTTGAAACTTTGTGCACAGGCGATTGCGAGCTCTACTTCATGATG GACGTCAACAGGAAGAGTACTACAGTAGTGGAATCAtgggagaaaacaaaaacaagacagacCTACACACACGTCATGACAAAAAATGGTTCGGTTTCCTACACGTGGGCTTTTCAGAGGACAAACCAACCTTCAGAT GTACGTCGATATGTCAATGACGTTGCACGAATCTACTCCATCACAGTGAGCAATGCGGTGGATGGGGTTTCTTCTGGCTGTCTGGTTTGTGCCCTCAGCACCCAGTCCTCCAGTTCTGCCTGTGTGCCATGTCCACCTGGGCATTACATAGACACACTCACCAGCCAGTGCATAGAATGTCCAAGCAACACCTACCTCGTTCCTCATGCCACACCGGGCTCTGAGTCCTGCAAAGCCTGCGGGCCAGCCAGCAGAAGCGACAAG GACCACAAGCTCTGTTACAGCGATTGTCACTTCACCCACACAGAAGCCAACGTTACTTTGACTTATGACTTCAGCCTCCTTGGGTCTGTAGGGTCGCTAATGAATGGACCCAGCTTTACCTCCAAAGGAACCAAGTATTTCCACCTTTTCAATATCAGTTTGTGTGGAGGACAG ggTCAGTTGGCGGTATGCACAGACAACGTTACAGACCTGTCAATCTCTGACTCCCAGAGAGAGAAAGGTGAAGGGCCCAGTGCTGTTAAAACCTTCATCTGTCAGTCAACAATAATCCCAGCTACTGGACGAGGCTTCCACACTGCACTCTCCTCGCAGTCCATTAACCTGGCTGACACATTCCTTG GTGCAACAGTAAATGACAACCTTGAAGGAGTAAGGGCAAAACCAGATATGTTTCCCCAGACCAATAGGAAAGTCCCTGATGTTAACTTCTTTTACAG aTCCTTGGAAGCAACCTCGTCTTGTCCGTCTGGTCGGAGCTCCGTGGTGACGCTTCGCTGTAACCCAGATATGAGCGCTAAAGGAGAGATCTCAGTTCCCAG TCAGTGCCATGCGGGAACATGCGATGGCTGCACTTTTCATTTCCTATGGGAGAGCTCAGGGGCTTGTCCTACATGCACAGAGAGAGACTTCCATCAGATAGAGGGAGTCTGCAAAGGAGGACAccag GATGTGGTGTACGTGTGGACCGAACCGAAGTTGTGCATGGGAGGAGTGACGTTgcctgaaaagaaaacattgccATGTGAGGGTGTGGAGTTCTGGGTTCGacttggtgcagggatgggagTTTTCACTGCAGTTCTTCTGGTTTCCCTCACCTGCTACTTCTGGAAGAAGAACAAACG ATGTTTGGCATCAACATGGTCATTATTTCTCCTTTTATCATTGGTTACTCTCTCTGTAAGGTTGGAGTACAAGTACTCCCGATTGGTTATGTCTGCTAATAAGGAGTGTGAAATGCCAGTGGCTGACAGCTGTGCTGTGATGGAGGGAGAGAATGAGGGAGACATGGAGGATGAAGTGGTGTACACAAAACCTTCTCTATTTGGCAAACTCAAGGCCATTGCGTCCAAG GGAAATGGAGAGAACTACGAAAACGTGCAGCTGAACTCATCTCAATCAAAGGCGCTGGTGTGGAGCTAG
- the elapor2a gene encoding endosome/lysosome-associated apoptosis and autophagy regulator family member 2 isoform X2, with amino-acid sequence MRSSAWLVIRCALVLCSLWLIGGADGQRQCIETDYYFEYTECDSTGSRWRVAIPQHPGVCTGLPEPVFGTECTFSCKAGEFLEMSAQECTQCAAGSYSLGSGIRFDQWETMPAGFNSLATSLGNGPHREDTLTCNSSSWVPQGNYLESNRDECTVSLIYAVHLKKQGSVTFEYQYSDNNLLFEFFIQNDQCQEMNQSDDTKWLKHTNHGEWATHTVNLKSGTNILYWRTGGVLMGTKVVKPVLLKNVQIEGVAYTSQCFPCKPGTFSQVPGSSTCEPCPRDTYSGHGASSCTPCNTNTQYAAEGSAVCKDRPPCSKKDYFQIHTACDHEGKTQVIYKWIEPKICLEDVSGAQTLPPSGEREPCPPCNPGFYNDDMATCSPCPPGTFSDGMKPCQPCPAGTEPTLGYEYKWWNVLPSNMKTSCFNVGNSKCDSMNGWEVAGDHIQSGAGSSDNDYLILNIHVPGFKLPTSVSSHSVTEFGRIKFEFETLCTGDCELYFMMDVNRKSTTVVESWEKTKTRQTYTHVMTKNGSVSYTWAFQRTNQPSDVRRYVNDVARIYSITVSNAVDGVSSGCLVCALSTQSSSSACVPCPPGHYIDTLTSQCIECPSNTYLVPHATPGSESCKACGPASRSDKDHKLCYSDCHFTHTEANVTLTYDFSLLGSVGSLMNGPSFTSKGTKYFHLFNISLCGGQGQLAVCTDNVTDLSISDSQREKGEGPSAVKTFICQSTIIPATGRGFHTALSSQSINLADTFLGATVNDNLEGVRAKPDMFPQTNRKVPDVNFFYRSLEATSSCPSGRSSVVTLRCNPDMSAKGEISVPSQCHAGTCDGCTFHFLWESSGACPTCTERDFHQIEGVCKGGHQDVVYVWTEPKLCMGGVTLPEKKTLPCEGVEFWVRLGAGMGVFTAVLLVSLTCYFWKKNKRLEYKYSRLVMSANKECEMPVADSCAVMEGENEGDMEDEVVYTKPSLFGKLKAIASKGNGENYENVQLNSSQSKALVWS; translated from the exons ATGCGATCTTCGGCTTGGCTCGTCATCCGATGCGCTCTCGTCCTCTGCTCGCTCTGGCTGATTGGCGGGGCCGATGGACAGCGGCAGTGTATTGAG ACGGACTACTACTTTGAATACACAGAATGTGACAGCACTGGATCTCGGTGGAGAGTGGCCATCCCTCAGCATCCAGGGGTCTGTACTGGACTACCAGAACCAGTTTTTGGCACAGAGTGCA CCTTCTCTTGCAAAGCTGGGGAGTTCCTGGAGATGTCTGCTCAGGAGTGCACCCAGTGCGCAGCAGGCAGCTACTCCCTTGGCAGTGGTATCCGCTTCGACCAATGGGAGACCATGCCTGCTGGATTCAATAGCCTGGCAACCTCTCTGGGCAACGGTCCCCACAGAGAAGACACACTCACCTGCAACAG TTCTTCCTGGGTACCTCAGGGAAACTATCTGGAGTCCAATCGGGATGAGTGCACCGTGTCTCTCATCTATGCTGTTCATCTGAAGAAACAGGGATCTGTCACCTTTGAGTACCAGTATTCAGACAACAACCTGCTGTTTGAGTTCTTT ATCCAGAATGACCAGTGTCAGGAGATGAATCAGTCTGACGACACAAAGTGGCTGAAACACACCAATCATGGCGAATGGGCAACCCACACG GTCAACTTGAAATCTGGCACCAACATTTTATACTGGAGGACAGGAGGTGTTCTCATGGGAACCAAAGTTGTGAAGCCTGTGTTgttgaaaaatgttcaaattgaAG GAGTTGCCTACACATCTCAGTGTTTCCCTTGCAAGCCGGGGACATTCAGTCAAGTCCCAGGCTCTTCCACATGTGAACCCTGTCCTCGGGACACCTACTCTGGGCATGGAGCCAGTTCCTGCACTCCCTGCAACACCAACACTCAGTATGCAG CTGAGGGATCGGCTGTGTGCAAGGATAGACCCCCTTGTTCCAAGAAGGACTATTTCCAGATCCACACAGCATGTGACCATGAAGGCAAG ACTCAGGTTATATACAAGTGGATTGAGCCCAAAATCTGTCTCGAGGATGTTTCTGGAGCACAGACACTGCCTCCAAGTGGTGAACGTGAGCCCTGCCCCCCCTGTAACCCGGGTTTCTATAACGATGACATGGCCACCTGCTCCCCTTGCCCACCTGGGACGTTCTCTGATGGAATGAAAC CATGTCAGCCGTGCCCAGCGGGTACAGAACCCACTTTGGGTTATGAGTACAAATGGTGGAATGTTCTTCCTTCCAACATGAAGACCTCCTGTTTCAATGTGGGCAACTCTAAATGTGACAGTATGAACG GTTGGGAGGTAGCAGGTGATCATATTCAGAGTGGAGCAGGAAGCTCGGATAACGATTACCTCATCCTTAACATCCATGTTCCTGGCTTCAA GCTGCCTACCTCAGTGTCGAGCCATTCTGTGACAGAATTTGGTCGCATCAAGTTTGAATTTGAAACTTTGTGCACAGGCGATTGCGAGCTCTACTTCATGATG GACGTCAACAGGAAGAGTACTACAGTAGTGGAATCAtgggagaaaacaaaaacaagacagacCTACACACACGTCATGACAAAAAATGGTTCGGTTTCCTACACGTGGGCTTTTCAGAGGACAAACCAACCTTCAGAT GTACGTCGATATGTCAATGACGTTGCACGAATCTACTCCATCACAGTGAGCAATGCGGTGGATGGGGTTTCTTCTGGCTGTCTGGTTTGTGCCCTCAGCACCCAGTCCTCCAGTTCTGCCTGTGTGCCATGTCCACCTGGGCATTACATAGACACACTCACCAGCCAGTGCATAGAATGTCCAAGCAACACCTACCTCGTTCCTCATGCCACACCGGGCTCTGAGTCCTGCAAAGCCTGCGGGCCAGCCAGCAGAAGCGACAAG GACCACAAGCTCTGTTACAGCGATTGTCACTTCACCCACACAGAAGCCAACGTTACTTTGACTTATGACTTCAGCCTCCTTGGGTCTGTAGGGTCGCTAATGAATGGACCCAGCTTTACCTCCAAAGGAACCAAGTATTTCCACCTTTTCAATATCAGTTTGTGTGGAGGACAG ggTCAGTTGGCGGTATGCACAGACAACGTTACAGACCTGTCAATCTCTGACTCCCAGAGAGAGAAAGGTGAAGGGCCCAGTGCTGTTAAAACCTTCATCTGTCAGTCAACAATAATCCCAGCTACTGGACGAGGCTTCCACACTGCACTCTCCTCGCAGTCCATTAACCTGGCTGACACATTCCTTG GTGCAACAGTAAATGACAACCTTGAAGGAGTAAGGGCAAAACCAGATATGTTTCCCCAGACCAATAGGAAAGTCCCTGATGTTAACTTCTTTTACAG aTCCTTGGAAGCAACCTCGTCTTGTCCGTCTGGTCGGAGCTCCGTGGTGACGCTTCGCTGTAACCCAGATATGAGCGCTAAAGGAGAGATCTCAGTTCCCAG TCAGTGCCATGCGGGAACATGCGATGGCTGCACTTTTCATTTCCTATGGGAGAGCTCAGGGGCTTGTCCTACATGCACAGAGAGAGACTTCCATCAGATAGAGGGAGTCTGCAAAGGAGGACAccag GATGTGGTGTACGTGTGGACCGAACCGAAGTTGTGCATGGGAGGAGTGACGTTgcctgaaaagaaaacattgccATGTGAGGGTGTGGAGTTCTGGGTTCGacttggtgcagggatgggagTTTTCACTGCAGTTCTTCTGGTTTCCCTCACCTGCTACTTCTGGAAGAAGAACAAACG GTTGGAGTACAAGTACTCCCGATTGGTTATGTCTGCTAATAAGGAGTGTGAAATGCCAGTGGCTGACAGCTGTGCTGTGATGGAGGGAGAGAATGAGGGAGACATGGAGGATGAAGTGGTGTACACAAAACCTTCTCTATTTGGCAAACTCAAGGCCATTGCGTCCAAG GGAAATGGAGAGAACTACGAAAACGTGCAGCTGAACTCATCTCAATCAAAGGCGCTGGTGTGGAGCTAG